The Paraburkholderia caffeinilytica genome segment CGTCTATCGAATGGATAATCGACTGCAGCGGTTTTCGCATGCGCCGGTTGGGCGCGGCGTCGAACCTCGGCGGAGGACAAGACGATGCGGAGTGCTACGCGGGTCGGTTAGTGTACACCCCGAATGCGTCGATGCACTGAGTGGTTAACACGGCTCGCCATCGGCGAAACACCGGTCGGCAATGCTGCAGCGCCGCATCCGGCAGCCGATGTGCGGATGGCCATGCGTGCTGAATGGCCATGCAAAGCATGGATCAAGCGCGAGTCATGCGCATGTCATTCGAGCTCGGCGCCGCGTCGTTCGGGGATCAGAAAGAGCGTAGCGAAGACGTCGAGCAGATAGATCGACGCGAGCAAGGCGAGCGCGGCGCCGAACGAATAGCGTGCGGCCAATGCCCCTACAACCACCGGCCCGAAACCGCCGACCGCCCGGCCGACGTTGAACAGCACGTTCTGCGCGGTAGCCCGCGCATCGGTCGGATAAAGCTCGGAGATCAACGCCCCATAACCGCCGATCATCCCGTTGACGAACACGCCCATTGCCGCGCCGCCGATCAGCAGCGCCGCCGGCGTTGTCAGATGGGCGTACACGAATACCATCACCATCGCGCCCGCCTGGTAGATCAGGAACGTCGGCTTGCGGCCGAACCGGTCGGCGGCCATGCCGAACAGCCAGATACCGCACGCCATGCCGAGAACCGTCGCGGCCGTCCACACGCCGGAGCGGGTCAGCGAATAGCCGAACGTCTTCGACAAATAGCTCGGAAGCCAGATCATCAGACCGTAATAGCCGAAGTTCTGCACAGAACAGAGAATCGCGACGCCGATGCTGGCGCGCGTGGTGCGTCCATCGGCCACCAGCAATCTGAGCGGAAGTTTGCGCATCCCGCGTGCGACACGTTCGGTGAAAAGCACCGGCTCCTCGACGCGGCGCCGCACGAAAAACGACACTACGGCCGGCAGCAATCCAAGCGCGAACATGCCGCGCCAGCCGATCGCCGGCAACAGCAGCGGCGTCAGTAACGCGGCCGCCAGCACCCCGAGTTGCCACCCCAGCCCGACATAGGACGACACCCGCGCCCGCTGCGACGCCGGCCACGCCTCGGCCACCAGCGTCATGCCGATGCCGAATTCGCCGCCAAGACCAATGCCGGCAATGGTCCGATAAACCAGCAGATCGGCATAACCCTGCGCCAGCGCGCACAGTCCCGTGAAGACGGCGAAGATCAAGATCGTCCACGTCAGCATCCGCACGCGGCCGAAATAGTCGCTCA includes the following:
- a CDS encoding MFS transporter: MTAVSSAAEARESANGYPARALVASVLGYAMDGFDLLILGFMLPVIAADLHLSSAQAGSLVTWTLIGAVAGGLIFGVLSDYFGRVRMLTWTILIFAVFTGLCALAQGYADLLVYRTIAGIGLGGEFGIGMTLVAEAWPASQRARVSSYVGLGWQLGVLAAALLTPLLLPAIGWRGMFALGLLPAVVSFFVRRRVEEPVLFTERVARGMRKLPLRLLVADGRTTRASIGVAILCSVQNFGYYGLMIWLPSYLSKTFGYSLTRSGVWTAATVLGMACGIWLFGMAADRFGRKPTFLIYQAGAMVMVFVYAHLTTPAALLIGGAAMGVFVNGMIGGYGALISELYPTDARATAQNVLFNVGRAVGGFGPVVVGALAARYSFGAALALLASIYLLDVFATLFLIPERRGAELE